A window of Herpetosiphonaceae bacterium genomic DNA:
CTCATTATGGGTCAGCAGCACTATGTGTATAGTATCGCGATGAGTGTGCTACATCAACCCGAAGATGCTGCGGATCTGACGCAGGAAGCGTTCATCCGTCTGATGCGTGTGCTGCCCCAGTATAACGGCGAAAGCCGTTTTACAACCTGGCTCTATCGCCTTGTCGTCAATCTGTGCCGGGATGAACTGCGGCGGCGTGGACGGCAAGTGCAATTTATACAGCCAACCGAAAACGACGACGAGCAGGTGCTCAATCCGCTGGATACGATCGCCGACGATGATCGATCGAGCGATCCGCTGCGTGCGCTGAGCGACAACGAGCTGCGGCTCGCCGTGCGCCGCGCGCTGTCGCAGCTTGAGGATCATTACCGGCTATCGTTGACGTTATACTATTTCGAGGATCTCCGGTACACCGACATTGCCGAGATTCTGGATGTGCCCTTGAATACCGTGAAGAGCTATATCCGCCGAGGGAAGGAACGACTCGCG
This region includes:
- a CDS encoding RNA polymerase sigma factor, which produces MRRAQAGDPQALTDLIMGQQHYVYSIAMSVLHQPEDAADLTQEAFIRLMRVLPQYNGESRFTTWLYRLVVNLCRDELRRRGRQVQFIQPTENDDEQVLNPLDTIADDDRSSDPLRALSDNELRLAVRRALSQLEDHYRLSLTLYYFEDLRYTDIAEILDVPLNTVKSYIRRGKERLATLLDEYNEQSTAQERAASATPSRQPHIQQRFVLGTAR